The following proteins are co-located in the Pedobacter sp. FW305-3-2-15-E-R2A2 genome:
- a CDS encoding sigma-70 family RNA polymerase sigma factor, producing MTTEQKAWDEFRYGDERALKFIFDTYYKLLFNYGHKFTPDDHIIEDVIQDLFVKLWVDKERINPTDSVKNYIYKAFRRRLIRKLDYAPRIMAFPATEEKIGFEIELGHDHRMISSERTIKIQHNLAIALGKMTPRQREVIHLRYFEEMDFNEIAEVMQLSTKATYKLLYRAIDALKQHLPRFDYLVILYLLDLSRK from the coding sequence ATGACCACTGAGCAAAAGGCATGGGATGAATTTAGGTACGGGGATGAGCGCGCGCTAAAGTTTATATTTGATACCTATTACAAACTCCTCTTTAACTACGGACATAAGTTTACACCGGATGATCATATCATAGAAGATGTGATCCAGGACCTGTTTGTTAAACTTTGGGTAGACAAAGAACGGATTAATCCCACCGATTCTGTAAAGAATTATATCTACAAAGCTTTTAGACGGAGACTGATCAGAAAATTAGATTATGCCCCCAGAATTATGGCTTTTCCTGCAACGGAAGAAAAAATCGGGTTTGAAATAGAGCTGGGCCATGACCATCGCATGATCAGTTCTGAACGTACCATTAAGATTCAACACAACCTCGCTATTGCACTTGGTAAAATGACTCCGCGTCAGCGTGAGGTAATCCATTTGCGGTACTTTGAAGAAATGGATTTTAATGAAATTGCGGAGGTAATGCAACTTTCAACGAAAGCGACTTATAAACTGCTCTATCGGGCAATCGATGCGCTTAAACAACATCTTCCCAGGTTTGATTACCTGGTGATACTTTATTTGCTGGATCTCTCCAGGAAGTAG
- a CDS encoding FecR domain-containing protein: protein MNDLNATDYSSYDTLDFFEDENFIHYILHPDEGSKAYWQDVLSRHPDRAVDMNEAENWIVMLHAQQVYTPENSSEPSWQQISERIARHEHITVKYVIPLKRVGKWASAVAAVLMVYFMVAELMQQGKQVVQSRYGELRSITLPDASVATLNGNSKIHYVRDWRSDKPREIWLQGEAAFTVKHVALKNRFQEADSFKVHVNGIELTVLGTKFNIKDRRGQTEISLLEGSLRIEKTGVSAFSKIMKPGDVFVYDGKQIQKELQKNAVANQSWTKKELHVDGYTLKDIAEILEDTYGYQVTINASDLTGRRLSGTIPSGSPEDILFVVEKVFDVKIIKNKNQLMITH, encoded by the coding sequence ATGAATGACTTGAATGCAACTGACTACAGCAGCTATGATACGCTGGATTTTTTTGAGGATGAAAACTTTATCCACTACATTTTGCATCCCGACGAAGGAAGTAAAGCCTATTGGCAGGACGTTTTGTCGAGACATCCCGATCGTGCCGTTGATATGAACGAAGCGGAGAACTGGATTGTGATGTTGCATGCACAGCAGGTATACACGCCTGAAAATAGCAGTGAGCCCTCATGGCAGCAAATCAGCGAACGTATTGCCAGACATGAGCACATCACAGTTAAATATGTGATTCCGCTTAAACGCGTAGGTAAGTGGGCCTCGGCTGTTGCCGCAGTCCTGATGGTCTATTTCATGGTCGCCGAACTGATGCAACAGGGTAAACAGGTTGTTCAATCCAGATACGGAGAACTGCGTAGCATTACCCTTCCGGATGCGTCAGTAGCTACATTGAACGGGAACAGTAAGATTCATTACGTTCGCGACTGGCGTTCTGACAAGCCAAGGGAAATATGGCTGCAGGGAGAAGCTGCATTTACCGTAAAACATGTAGCCCTTAAAAACAGGTTCCAGGAAGCAGATTCATTTAAGGTACACGTTAACGGTATTGAACTGACCGTGTTGGGCACAAAGTTTAACATTAAAGACAGGCGTGGGCAAACGGAAATATCTCTGCTGGAAGGAAGTCTGAGAATTGAAAAAACAGGAGTGTCAGCTTTTTCCAAAATCATGAAACCAGGGGATGTTTTTGTATACGATGGCAAACAAATTCAAAAGGAACTGCAAAAAAATGCAGTGGCAAATCAATCCTGGACAAAGAAAGAATTGCATGTTGATGGGTATACATTAAAAGATATCGCTGAAATCTTGGAAGATACTTATGGCTATCAGGTTACAATCAACGCATCAGATCTGACAGGAAGGCGACTTTCGGGTACCATCCCGTCCGGTAGTCCGGAAGATATCCTCTTTGTCGTAGAGAAAGTATTCGATGTAAAAATTATTAAAAATAAAAACCAGCTTATGATCACACACTAA
- a CDS encoding SusC/RagA family TonB-linked outer membrane protein: protein MKRKLLIILGVFLTVAFAQPLLAQEQITLQRALTEIQKVYGTKFSYQADLINNVKVSLKLPLLASEPVENVLKRVLYPNKMLFLYVQENYYTIIRDTREDEQQQEAARQNIPEPNYRTISGKVTDEKGRPLIGVTVFPEGMAVRQGVISSSDGSYNLRLLGPADAIVFTYVGMQPKKIALGKSNVINATLYSEQNMLEEVAVVSTGYAKIPKERATGAYGVISAKEMKEVPSVNLLEKLEGLTPGLDVDLRNNTISIRGKNSFGLGTSVSPLIVIDGFPVMDNEDRRPALSYLASGNGTSGSAILNRFNPDDIESITVLKDAAAASIWGAKAANGVIVIETKKGKNTAPVISFGTNLSISAPADLNNIKAMNSAQYIDLERELKDLGFIADPAEKPSWASFNSNRPQSEALEWMFKVDRGTATAAERDAALAALGQIDNRSQIRDLLLQRAVSQQYNLSLSGGASKSSYYLSTNYTKDIPVFRGNKAESFFVNSNLNSKLFNDRLDLSFGLNYNYSNSVNNPAALDAMGLGEKGLRPYQLLRDANGNNISRAIRYRDEVVQDFMNKGYLSWRYSALDELDKTDYNLQSNQLRFNMGADTKIIDGVNFVVSGMLQRNIEETNNVDMVDSYGVRDMLNYATTLDKSSGKLVTGIPYGGVLGLSNYNGWEYSLRSQVNVDRNIGDLLNIAFLGGAEIRQNRHQYSSQQRYGFNEDIYQDRIVNPTVPYDNVDGWQSTLTYNNTLRKNISRALSYYSNIGLSFLNGKYVASGSLRFDDFTITGASRNQRAKPLWSAGFKWNAKMEPFVKDLNWLSALNFRLTYGVAGTLPTGSGSVVKINTSLDNLTNETTAEIESPANTQISWEKVKSFNFGVDFGILNNRLAFNIDAYAKRTSDILYNLPYNSTYGWTMLQFNSASMKSHGFELGMRANVISHKNYSWNSVFNFSYNTNEVTDNRFKKNTTGNIINSSLPTVGLPMDYVYAYRWAGLDEKGQSRIFNKNGEILNANVGNNQLTSDDLVYMGRATAPYFGGFNNDFRFRQFTMGVRISYAMGNVIRKPSVESYPDYSPYQGAIGMQSDLALRWKQAGDEKFTNVPGLKDISFNSLNRYKNADILMISGSYIRLQQISLGYIATTELLKRTPFKSASINASVRNLGLLWRKNKYGVDPLYMASTNYNNLAPAKAFFISINTSF, encoded by the coding sequence ATGAAAAGAAAACTACTGATTATCCTGGGAGTATTTCTCACTGTGGCCTTTGCACAACCCCTGCTGGCACAAGAGCAAATTACACTTCAAAGGGCATTAACCGAGATTCAGAAAGTCTACGGTACCAAATTTTCTTACCAGGCTGACCTTATCAATAATGTGAAGGTCAGTTTGAAGCTGCCATTATTAGCTTCAGAACCGGTAGAAAATGTGTTGAAAAGAGTATTATACCCAAATAAAATGCTTTTCCTGTACGTTCAGGAAAATTACTATACCATCATCAGAGATACACGCGAAGATGAACAGCAACAGGAAGCTGCCCGGCAAAATATACCGGAACCAAATTATAGAACCATTTCAGGAAAGGTTACCGACGAAAAGGGTAGGCCATTAATTGGTGTGACCGTATTTCCGGAGGGGATGGCGGTTAGGCAAGGAGTGATCAGCAGCAGCGATGGCAGCTACAACCTGCGTTTACTGGGGCCTGCCGATGCCATTGTATTTACTTACGTGGGTATGCAACCAAAAAAGATTGCCTTGGGAAAAAGCAATGTGATAAATGCCACGCTTTATAGTGAGCAGAATATGCTGGAGGAAGTTGCGGTTGTCTCTACAGGATATGCCAAAATACCAAAAGAACGTGCTACCGGCGCTTATGGCGTCATTAGTGCGAAGGAGATGAAAGAGGTGCCTTCAGTTAATCTCCTGGAGAAACTGGAAGGGTTAACTCCGGGGCTGGATGTCGACTTAAGAAACAATACCATCAGCATCCGCGGAAAAAACAGCTTTGGTTTAGGAACCAGCGTAAGCCCTTTAATTGTTATCGACGGATTTCCGGTAATGGATAACGAAGATCGTCGTCCTGCTTTATCTTACCTGGCTTCGGGTAATGGGACCAGCGGAAGCGCCATTCTGAACCGGTTTAATCCGGATGACATTGAGAGCATAACGGTGCTGAAAGATGCTGCTGCCGCTTCCATCTGGGGTGCGAAGGCCGCAAATGGGGTCATCGTCATTGAAACGAAAAAAGGAAAGAATACAGCTCCGGTAATTAGTTTTGGCACCAACCTAAGCATTTCTGCTCCGGCTGATCTGAACAACATTAAGGCGATGAACAGTGCGCAGTACATTGACCTGGAACGCGAACTGAAAGATTTGGGGTTTATAGCAGATCCGGCCGAAAAACCAAGCTGGGCGAGTTTTAATTCTAACAGACCTCAGAGTGAAGCCCTGGAATGGATGTTTAAAGTAGACCGTGGCACCGCTACAGCAGCAGAACGCGACGCGGCCCTGGCGGCCCTGGGACAGATTGACAACAGGAGCCAGATCAGGGATCTTTTGTTGCAAAGGGCAGTTTCTCAGCAATATAACCTTTCTCTATCCGGCGGAGCCAGCAAAAGCAGCTATTACCTGTCTACCAATTATACCAAAGACATTCCTGTGTTCCGTGGTAACAAGGCGGAAAGTTTCTTTGTGAATTCTAACCTGAACAGTAAATTGTTCAATGACCGCCTGGACCTGAGTTTTGGACTGAACTATAACTATTCCAACAGCGTCAATAACCCTGCAGCTCTCGATGCAATGGGACTTGGAGAAAAAGGTTTAAGACCCTATCAGCTACTCCGGGATGCCAACGGAAACAACATCTCCCGCGCTATCCGCTATAGAGATGAGGTAGTTCAGGATTTCATGAACAAGGGATACCTGTCATGGCGTTATTCGGCATTGGATGAACTGGATAAAACTGATTATAATCTGCAGTCTAATCAGTTGCGTTTCAACATGGGGGCAGATACTAAAATTATTGATGGCGTGAATTTCGTAGTTTCCGGAATGTTGCAGCGCAACATTGAGGAGACGAACAATGTGGATATGGTTGACAGTTATGGGGTCCGTGACATGTTGAACTACGCGACTACCTTAGACAAGAGTAGCGGGAAACTGGTAACCGGTATTCCATATGGAGGTGTTTTAGGACTGAGCAATTATAATGGATGGGAATATAGTCTGAGATCTCAGGTTAATGTGGATAGGAATATAGGTGATCTGTTGAACATTGCTTTCCTCGGTGGGGCAGAAATTCGTCAAAATAGACACCAGTATTCTTCTCAGCAACGTTACGGTTTCAATGAAGACATTTACCAGGATCGGATTGTTAATCCAACGGTGCCGTACGACAATGTAGATGGATGGCAATCAACACTGACTTATAACAACACGCTCAGAAAAAATATCAGTCGTGCATTATCGTATTATTCCAATATTGGCTTGTCTTTTCTGAATGGGAAATATGTGGCATCAGGAAGTCTTCGCTTTGACGATTTTACCATTACAGGCGCGTCCCGCAACCAGCGCGCAAAACCACTATGGTCTGCAGGTTTTAAATGGAATGCTAAAATGGAGCCTTTCGTTAAAGACCTCAACTGGCTTAGTGCACTTAATTTCAGACTAACTTACGGTGTTGCCGGAACTTTGCCCACCGGATCAGGGAGCGTCGTCAAGATCAACACCAGTTTGGACAACCTGACAAACGAAACTACTGCCGAAATCGAAAGTCCTGCAAACACTCAGATTTCCTGGGAAAAAGTTAAATCCTTTAACTTTGGGGTTGACTTTGGCATACTGAACAACCGACTGGCATTTAATATAGATGCCTATGCTAAAAGGACATCTGATATTTTATACAACCTTCCTTATAACTCCACCTATGGCTGGACAATGCTGCAGTTCAATAGCGCGAGTATGAAGAGCCACGGTTTCGAGTTGGGGATGCGTGCAAATGTGATCAGCCACAAAAATTATTCGTGGAATTCCGTCTTCAATTTCTCTTATAACACAAACGAAGTAACCGACAACAGGTTTAAGAAAAATACAACCGGCAACATCATCAATTCGTCTTTACCTACAGTAGGTTTACCAATGGATTACGTGTATGCCTACAGGTGGGCAGGGCTTGATGAGAAAGGCCAGTCCCGGATATTCAACAAGAATGGTGAAATCCTGAATGCAAACGTAGGTAATAACCAGCTGACTTCGGATGACCTGGTGTACATGGGTAGGGCTACTGCGCCTTATTTCGGTGGATTTAACAACGATTTCAGGTTCAGGCAATTCACCATGGGGGTGAGGATCTCCTATGCGATGGGCAACGTGATCAGAAAGCCTTCAGTGGAGAGCTATCCGGATTATTCACCTTATCAGGGCGCTATCGGGATGCAGTCTGACCTGGCCCTGCGCTGGAAGCAGGCCGGAGATGAAAAGTTCACCAACGTTCCCGGCTTAAAAGACATCAGTTTCAATAGCCTGAACAGGTATAAAAATGCAGACATCCTCATGATAAGTGGAAGTTACATTCGCTTACAGCAGATCTCCTTAGGCTATATTGCAACTACTGAACTGCTGAAACGTACCCCCTTTAAATCGGCTTCAATTAATGCCAGTGTAAGAAACCTGGGCCTGCTTTGGCGAAAAAATAAATATGGGGTAGACCCACTCTATATGGCCAGTACCAATTACAATAACCTGGCACCGGCGAAAGCATTTTTTATCAGTATTAACACATCGTTCTAA
- a CDS encoding RagB/SusD family nutrient uptake outer membrane protein — translation MKKLTYKICLGLFLVAISSSCRKYVEVDRYGERTLKYTEDFQYLVNNRGNFEKSYILPLVTNDDMASTDLNHQNSMAAEIKAAYVWGSAFYGDTQSDIGWNNLYKSIYTCNEIIFSVMSSQKGTDAQKKEIYAEALVQRAFAYLMLANQYGEVYDPAKAQSQVGIPLLTTPDLFQKLERSSLKKIYEQIISDVEQAIPSLPDRGTNNGHAAKVSAYALLSRTHLYMRNFNLAGEYADKALAINSSLNTLETYIGNTASFPRRHEDPEVLLSRLSAGSFFSQLNPELINLFTPGDVRRELFTGTTFGVPGTAYIRPQFNEFASHTGLSVPEMMLNRAEVYARAGDVSKTLELLNKLRKTRIKVADYQELSVSGPADLLPAVINERRRELMGTGLRWFDQRRLNLDPEFAKPYVRTFLGQQYTLSPGSNRYIYPIAPAVLDLNPEIQQSPR, via the coding sequence ATGAAAAAATTAACTTATAAAATCTGTCTTGGCCTGTTCCTCGTAGCCATCAGCTCCTCCTGCAGAAAATACGTCGAGGTGGACCGGTACGGTGAACGTACTTTGAAATATACGGAAGACTTTCAGTACCTCGTGAACAACCGGGGCAACTTTGAGAAATCTTATATTCTTCCGCTGGTAACCAATGATGACATGGCCAGCACAGACCTGAACCATCAAAATTCTATGGCTGCCGAAATCAAAGCGGCATATGTATGGGGTTCGGCTTTTTATGGTGATACACAATCAGACATTGGATGGAATAACCTCTATAAAAGTATCTATACCTGTAATGAGATTATTTTTAGTGTAATGTCCAGCCAGAAGGGGACTGATGCACAGAAGAAGGAAATTTATGCCGAGGCACTGGTGCAAAGGGCATTTGCCTATCTGATGCTGGCCAATCAATATGGCGAGGTTTACGATCCGGCAAAAGCGCAAAGTCAGGTTGGCATTCCTTTATTGACGACTCCTGATTTGTTTCAGAAACTGGAACGCAGTAGTCTTAAAAAGATATATGAGCAGATAATTTCAGATGTGGAACAAGCTATTCCTTCATTGCCTGATAGGGGAACCAATAATGGACATGCTGCAAAAGTATCCGCGTATGCTTTATTGTCGAGAACTCACCTATATATGAGGAACTTTAATCTTGCGGGAGAATATGCAGATAAAGCCCTGGCGATTAACAGTTCGCTCAACACTTTGGAAACGTATATTGGAAACACTGCATCTTTTCCGAGAAGACATGAGGACCCGGAAGTTTTGCTGTCAAGGCTTTCTGCAGGAAGTTTCTTTTCTCAGCTGAATCCGGAGCTGATCAACTTGTTTACTCCCGGAGATGTTAGGCGGGAACTGTTTACCGGTACAACTTTTGGCGTGCCGGGCACCGCATACATCCGTCCTCAGTTTAATGAATTTGCCAGCCATACCGGTCTTTCTGTACCGGAAATGATGCTCAACAGGGCAGAAGTATATGCCCGGGCCGGCGATGTATCGAAAACATTGGAACTATTAAATAAACTTAGAAAAACGAGAATCAAAGTGGCTGATTACCAGGAACTGTCGGTTTCCGGTCCTGCTGATCTGCTCCCGGCTGTGATCAACGAACGCAGAAGGGAACTGATGGGAACTGGTTTGCGTTGGTTTGACCAACGCAGATTAAACCTGGATCCTGAATTTGCAAAGCCTTATGTGCGTACGTTCCTCGGACAACAATATACTTTAAGTCCAGGCAGTAATCGGTACATCTACCCAATTGCACCTGCGGTGCTGGACCTCAACCCTGAAATACAACAAAGCCCAAGATAA